The genomic region CCCTTCGGCGTCGGCGCGCACCCCTACCCGCGGGCGGGCCAGGCGGAGACCGACGAGTGCACCCTGGAGCTGGCCGCGACCACCGCGCTTGAGCTGGACCCCGAGCGCAAGGTGCCGGTCGGCGACCCGGTGCCGGTCGCCGGGACCGACCTGGACTTCCGTTCGGCCCGGCTGCTCAAGGGCGTGGAGCTGGACACCGCGTTCGGCGGCTGCCTGCCCGCGCAGGACGGGCTGGTGCACCACGTGCTGCGCGGGCCGGACGGTGGCGTGGAGCTGTGGGCCGACCCGGTGTTCTCCTGGGTGCAGGTCTACACCCCGGACGGCTTCCCCGACCGCGGGCGGGCGGTGGCCATCGAGCCGATGACCTGCCCGCCGAACGCGTTGAACAGCGGCATCGACCTGATCACCCTGGCGCCGGGGGAGACCTGGTCGGCGAGCTGGGGGATCAGAGCAGTCGGTTGATCTCGGCGGCCACCAGGTCCGGTTGCTGCAACGGGACCAGGTGGTCGGCCCGCTCGGCCAGCACGTGCCGCCCGTGCGGGAGCGCGGCGGCGAAGGCCCGGTGCGTCTCGATCAGCACCGGGCGGAACTTCTTCTCCGCCGGTCCGGTGCGGCCTGCCGAGATGACCGTGGTCGGCACCTGCGGCAGCCGCAGCGGCGGCAGTTCGGCCAGGCCGCCGGGCAGCGCGCGCACCTCGGCGGCGGCGGCGGTGAGGAAGCCGGGGCTCAGCTCCTCATCGGTGATCTCCCTGGCGATCTCCGGCGGGAAGTCGCGGTGCAACCGCCCGCGCAGCAACAGCTTCAGCAACCCGGTGCGGGCGAGCAGCGCGCCCGTCCGGTAGCCCAGGCTGACCAGCCGGAACTGCTTGCCCTCGTGGTAGTGCGGCAGCTCCTCCTGCACCTGGTCCACCAGCACCAGCCCGGCCACCAGCTCCGGCCGCAGGTGCGCCACGTGCCGGACGACCACCCCGCCCAGGCTGTGCCCGA from Crossiella sp. CA-258035 harbors:
- a CDS encoding aldose 1-epimerase family protein, whose amino-acid sequence is MTVNGAQFEITDGPVRAVVNEVGAAPRILEIGGLPYLETYPEDHTPPMGCGAVLVPWPNRVLDGRWNYDGGVQQLALTEPARGNASHGLLRHTSWQPEIHYLDRITLGADVNVQPGWPVRLRATVTYRVQDGGLNVTHTVANRGHQPVPFGVGAHPYPRAGQAETDECTLELAATTALELDPERKVPVGDPVPVAGTDLDFRSARLLKGVELDTAFGGCLPAQDGLVHHVLRGPDGGVELWADPVFSWVQVYTPDGFPDRGRAVAIEPMTCPPNALNSGIDLITLAPGETWSASWGIRAVG
- a CDS encoding alpha/beta hydrolase — translated: MSQHIRTRDGRCLHLIRRGTGEPVVVFESGIGANRGSWTLVEPQVQAATLVYDRAGLGRSTPDPGPRTVSRMTEDLLDLLAAAGIRRAVLVGHSLGGVVVRHVAHLRPELVAGLVLVDQVQEELPHYHEGKQFRLVSLGYRTGALLARTGLLKLLLRGRLHRDFPPEIAREITDEELSPGFLTAAAAEVRALPGGLAELPPLRLPQVPTTVISAGRTGPAEKKFRPVLIETHRAFAAALPHGRHVLAERADHLVPLQQPDLVAAEINRLL